The window AGGCGTGAAAGCCGCACACGGGCCCCGACAGCCTGTCAGACTTGTCGTAATCGCAAGACGCGCTGTGACAATGTCCGCCCGGTCTGTAGCTACTGTGCCATGCAGGGAACACAGTGTCTCTACCCCGAGACTTCTCCGCGACCACCCCAGTAAGTTTTGATCATTTTCTCAATTTAAAAACAGCCACTGAGACATAGCTTTGCAGGACCGGCTTCGACTCGTCCAACCATGAGATTCTTCAGCGCCTCGGCCATATCACCGCCCTgctggaggatatcaagcAGGAGGGGGGCAGCGGGTCGACCGTTTTCTCGAACCGCTCGCACAAAGACTCCCTGATTGATATGTCTCTGCAAAATGCCAGCCCCCTGACTGATCCACTCTCGGGGAGCAATATCCACGGTAGTAGTAGTACCGGgatcgaggaggagaggggcTTGGATCATGATCCACTGCTTCATTATACGGCCAATGCGCCCGAGTACATGTTGCGCTGGCCTATCTTCAACAAGGTTACCACCGAGTCAGAGAGACATGTCCGGTCTTTCTTACTTGACTCTCTGGATAACCAGCCGCCGCTGGATAATCAATCGTCCAGAGTAGGCGTTATCCAAGATGATATCATCCCTCTGTGCCAGCAATACCTTATTTTAAACCACCGACGCAACCCAATCCTCGATGCTGAAAAGCTCATGCAGTATGCCGGCGAGGTGGCCGAACAGGGCATTGGGTGGGATGGACCCTCCTGTCAAGTGGTATGTTTCCCGACTTAATGTATGGTCCGGTGGCTGATCAACTGTAAAGCTGCTAGCGTGCGCCTTGGCTTATTGCACTTGCCCATTCAAGCCACTGGCAGGTATTCCCGACGATCTGGACGGAATCCCGCCGCCACCCTCTACGGTGAGGCTTGAGCTTGCAGAAAAGTGGTTCAATGCTGCCAAGAGGCGCTTGGGCTCGTTGCAGACGTCCCCGACTGACATCCAATGTTTTCTTCTCGCTGGATCTTACGAGAGACATGTAATGCGCCCTTTACAGGCGTGGTTTTGCTTCCAGCAAGCTTCTTGCAGATTGGAAGTACGGTTGCGATCTTTCAATAGAGAGCAATGGATGGCAGATACAGACTATCACAATCTTGAATCGCGTCTATACTGGGCATGTATTCAAGCCGAACAGTAAGATACTTTGATTATTATTGCATGCATGTGTTGCTGACACTTCCCAAAAAGTGAGACGCAGTGTGAACTGCCTCTGTGGAGCACTGGGCTGTATAGCATTCGATACTTGAACCCGTTTCCAAGATATCCGAAAACACCATCAGCAACCGGATCGCCGGATAACATGGACGATGATCACTGCTCATTTTCAGCACCCGAGACCCAACTCAGTGgcaccgaggaggaaaaaggCTGGATGTTCTACATCGCGTCGATCTGCAACCGTCGGACCGTGAACGCTATCATCTGTGACTTGTGGCGGCATGGCGAACACAGCTGGACCAATGATATCCAACATGTTCTAGGGAGGTGTGCCGAAGCTCAAACGGTAGTCGACTCATGGTATGGAACGTGGTCACTCTTTCGTTATAACATCTACTAATGAGAGGACCAGGTTCAAAATGATCCCAATCGGACAGCCATCTCCAAATTCCGCGAATGAGGACTTGGAGTTCCTCCTACGTGGCCGCTACAGCATGGGCTTGGAGCGAATCTACCGACCTGTCGTCTATCTGGCCGTGCACTACCAGTCGGTGCCAGGGTTTACACCAGGCAATAACCCGGTATTGCTGCAAGTGTTCCAAGTAGCCCAGCGCGCCATCGATAACTGCGCCGAGCTGATTCCTAACTATTGGTATAATTTTCGACACGAATGGGTATGGAACGTCATGCGAGGCACTTTCGGGTGCGCGCTTCAAATCCTTGCAGCCGTGCTCTGCCATCTCACCAGTGCTCGTTATGCGCGAGACTGGGGCCTTCGTGTCCCGACGAACTGGCCGGCGTTGATCCGATTGTCGATTCGTACGCTCAAGTACTGGTCCAGAGACTCGATTgatttggagaagatgcgaTCGGTACTGCAGAGGATGTATGAGGGTGCTTGCCATTTGGCTGGGATTAGTCCTGACCTTTTCCGGCTATGAGTATTATGGTCCTGATTCCTGTGTATCTATGTATGGGTCTGGCTTTTGTTGAATGTTGATATTGGACAGCAGAATTAGAAGTGGATGATTTATTAAGACAAGTGATTTACCCTGAGCATCGCGACACATGTAATCTTTAAGGGCGGAGGTAACGGGTATGGATGTTCAACGCGTCCACTCTATTGTTTGTTTGTCCATTGAGTCACAGTTTCTCTCAGATGCCCTAACCTGTCTGCCTATATAATGCTTGTCCATACTCTGGGTGGGAAAAGTATTCTCAAGGATCGCGATTGCAGGCTTAATCAATAAGTGAACTCGGCACTCTCTGGATATCATCGGCTCGGACTgctctcttttcccttcgAGCGAGCTATTCCTAATTGAGTTAATGTCTTGCAGCCCGACATGCAAGTAGCCGATGATGGGCACTGGGGTTTCCCTTGACAACCTACGTTCGGggtctcctcctcttccccgcTCTCGTATAACTCAAGAAATATGGCATCATCAGCAAAAGATCCAAGTGTGATCATGGAACTTCAGAAGAGCCATGTTCCCGTTCCCTGGTGTGATGAATACGAGAAGATGATTAGTGGACTGAAGTATGTTGAAGTCCCTGCCTCGGTTTCTGATTTACGATTGACAGGTTTATTCTGCAGCTTTTCAACATCCAACTCTCCGGAAATGCAGGAATATAAACTGGGAATGTTGAGGAAGTTGGAGGATTTCAATAATCTGGCGGTCCCCGAAAACAGCACACTTGCATCGTTAAAACAACGGCGGATGGCTGTGGCCAAATCCATGTTTGGCCAGATAGGCGAGCGAGCTAATATTGAACCGCCGCTTTTCGTCGGCTGGGGCTGCAATGTATTCATAGGAGACGGGGTTTATATCAATCGCGAGTGAGCTTGATGCCTGTGATTAGCTTCCCTGACTGATGAGAAACAGAGTGTCACTACATGACAACGCGCTCATCCGAATTGGCGACCGCGTCCTTATTGGGCCGGGCGTGTGTATTTGCACGGGGACCCATCAGACTGCGGCGAAGGACCGACAAGAAGCGAGTGGTACGTCTTTTGCTCGCCCGATCGTCATTGGGGCGGATTGCTGGATCGGGGCACGAGCTACCATACTAGACGGAGTGCGTATTGGAGCAGGTACTACCATCGCAGCTGGTGCTGTGGTCACGCAGGATATTGAGGCTGGATGTCTTGCTGGCGGTGTGCCTGCGAAGGTACTGCGAAGACTATAGCAGAGAGATGGTTTGCCAGCTTTTAGTATTATTATCTTCGGAGTTTAGAGGGGTTGAGAGATGCCAACCTTAAACGTTCAAGAAGCCACCCAATATATTAGTTAGGATCCAAGACTCGAGGGTCTTTTAAATATTCGAATTATTTAAACGGTTAAATACCATAAGACCGAGCTTTCGGTATATCTCACACTAATTACTCCATTCCTTCCGTCATTGCCGCACGGCTACTATctggtgaagatgatgctaagctttttttttttattatcGGCATTCTTCTTGAAATACATCATTGTGTCTCTCAACCAATCGTCAACTGTATACTTGCTGGTCGATCCCAAGTGGAGACTGGCTCGGTTTCTTTCCGAATTCCGACCGCTCTTCTCACTTGCTTCCTGCATCTCTCATCCGCACCCTATCAAAACAGCATGGTCCCGGAGTCTCCTAAGCGAGACGGTGATTCGATCCAATCCCTGCGCGCCCGGAAAAGAGCCAAGTACACTCAAGTCGCCTGGTACGTTCTCATGACTTCCCGATCCGCCGCAATACCAGTCGCTAATAATGGCCCTAGCAATGAATGCAAGCGACGGAAATTGAAATGTAGCGGCGGAACCGTTTGTGCACGATGTGCCCGCGACCAAGTTTCTTGTGTCTACGCAACCACTCCGCGCACCCCGGGGACATCCGTATTGGAGCCCGAGGTCAAGGATGAAAGGTATCCACCATTTCAATAGCCGGCCACCTTCCTCTATCCAACGGCAGACAATTACATACTAGTTACTGACTCCCCTAGCGTGAGTACGAAATTTAAAGCGGTCGACCACAGTCTGGAAACACTGCAGCGCGAGGTGCGGAACCTCTCCGCCCGTCTGCTGTCGCTGGAATCAACCAGTCCTGGATCGTCTTCGCGACCACCAGCGGCACCGGCTGCGAGCCTGCACCGCATTCTAAATCCACCTAAATCCCCTTCATATGTCGGGCCCACCAGTGCAGAGTTCGGCTTGAGTCGGCCACATCGATTTCACTCCCATGAAGATGACCCagccgacgacgatgatccgGACGAGGACATCGGCTTGTCAACTGCCATCCACAGCCCTGCACCTTCTGAGAACGGGGATGCCTTGGTTACAGGGGACCCGCTCGACATGCTGGGATTGGAAGAAACCCTAAGGCTTGTTCGGGTCTATGAAGACACGGTTGGTGTAATGTATCCATGTGTTGATTTAAGCAGCGTGCGATCCTACGTGCGCGACTACTTTCGTTTCCATCACCCAGGGACTTCAAACTTGCACTCGTCAAAAACGACTGCAGACCGAGTCTGGTTTTCTGCGCGTGATATTCAGGTGTTGAAGATCCTTCTGGCTACTGCGCTGCTGGCCGAATCTCACGGTCGCAGCGAACGTGCCGCTCAACTGGCAGACAGCGTCGAAGACCGATTTGCCAGCCGTTTGAAGATTGCCGAGGTGGACATGAAAGAGATCTTGATTCTGGCATTACTCGTACGATTCTCACTAACTTATTACTAAGAGTCTGCTAACGACATTAGGCCATCTTCCACGCTTACAGAGACGACGAAGTGATTGCATGGCGATTGACTGGAATGGCTGCCCGAGGCAGCATGGAGCTAGGTCTTCACTGCCAGGAAACTTGGCAAAAGACAGATGTCGTCTTTCCAggagagctggagaagacaTGGGCCAGCCGACTGTTCTGGTGCATCTATGTGCTAGACCGAAAATGGTCTTTTGGGACCGGGCTGCCGTTTGCCATCCAAGACTCGGACATGGACACCGACCTTCCAGAGCCCGGACAGTCTACCCCGTATTTGACCTGCATGATCTCCTACGCGCGTCTGAGTACCAAGATCTGGGGGCTAGTAACCGGGTGGCGGAGTCGCTCACGCGAGGCCACGTCGGACGGATGTGCCTATCTCGATGCACAAGTTCAGCAGTGGATTCGGTCTATCCCACATGAACTGCGCTTCGATCCAATCTGGCGCTCTCCTGTGGGATCAGAGCACACCGATCGGACTATGA of the Penicillium psychrofluorescens genome assembly, chromosome: 1 genome contains:
- a CDS encoding uncharacterized protein (ID:PFLUO_002154-T1.cds;~source:funannotate), which produces MSPMLPDAASSLSRNSSFYAPVEMDYVEQALSKRRESRTRAPTACQTCRNRKTRCDNVRPVCSYCAMQGTQCLYPETSPRPPQTGFDSSNHEILQRLGHITALLEDIKQEGGSGSTVFSNRSHKDSLIDMSLQNASPLTDPLSGSNIHGSSSTGIEEERGLDHDPLLHYTANAPEYMLRWPIFNKVTTESERHVRSFLLDSLDNQPPLDNQSSRVGVIQDDIIPLCQQYLILNHRRNPILDAEKLMQYAGEVAEQGIGWDGPSCQVPLAGIPDDLDGIPPPPSTVRLELAEKWFNAAKRRLGSLQTETQCELPLWSTGLYSIRYLNPFPRYPKTPSATGSPDNMDDDHCSFSAPETQLSGTEEEKGWMFYIASICNRRTVNAIICDLWRHGEHSWTNDIQHVLGRCAEAQTVVDSWFKMIPIGQPSPNSANEDLEFLLRGRYSMGLERIYRPVVYLAVHYQSVPGFTPGNNPVLLQVFQVAQRAIDNCAELIPNYWYNFRHEWVWNVMRGTFGCALQILAAVLCHLTSARYARDWGLRVPTNWPALIRLSIRTLKYWSRDSIDLEKMRSVLQRMYEGACHLAGISPDLFRL
- a CDS encoding uncharacterized protein (ID:PFLUO_002155-T1.cds;~source:funannotate), which translates into the protein MVPESPKRDGDSIQSLRARKRAKYTQVACNECKRRKLKCSGGTVCARCARDQVSCVYATTPRTPGTSVLEPEVKDESVSTKFKAVDHSLETLQREVRNLSARLLSLESTSPGSSSRPPAAPAASLHRILNPPKSPSYVGPTSAEFGLSRPHRFHSHEDDPADDDDPDEDIGLSTAIHSPAPSENGDALVTGDPLDMLGLEETLRLVRVYEDTVGVMYPCVDLSSVRSYVRDYFRFHHPGTSNLHSSKTTADRVWFSARDIQVLKILLATALLAESHGRSERAAQLADSVEDRFASRLKIAEVDMKEILILALLAIFHAYRDDEVIAWRLTGMAARGSMELGLHCQETWQKTDVVFPGELEKTWASRLFWCIYVLDRKWSFGTGLPFAIQDSDMDTDLPEPGQSTPYLTCMISYARLSTKIWGLVTGWRSRSREATSDGCAYLDAQVQQWIRSIPHELRFDPIWRSPVGSEHTDRTMMLQVLLALQANQLRILVYRQNLLSSERIAQDMTGATSAVETAKSTVQTLVHFSRVSTVYFQRPEPFNYFLISALAALFLAVLHAPARFSHVCRPEFYTAVDMVRRSATRARTSRRLQKIIHSLKRIQLNVHGDHMPNRRHSVHDAHEASSAKRIPNLDTQPTSHSSITPNAWESTPVSASTQSPTAQRTPSLHQANEFPASQPLGGFWPMSPGTVGDAETNECEDLSSFFEIAGGLYFDPRGGTDLLDVGMSHPNDGRLSNALDAFHAEDDALTRVMAGLL